The Parashewanella spongiae genome has a window encoding:
- a CDS encoding efflux RND transporter permease subunit codes for MSLIATSVKRPVTVWMFMLAVILFGMVGFSRLAIKLLPDLSYPTLTIRTLYEGAAPVEVEQLIAKPIEEAVGVVKGLRKVSSVSRAGMSDVILEFEWGTNMDLASLDSREKLDTIELPLDVKKPLLLRFNPNLDPIMRLALSVPDASDSKLKQMRTYGEEELKRRLEALSGVASVRLSGGLEQEVHIELDQDKLAQLNLNAEDIKNRIAAENLNLSAGKVVQGEKEYLVRTLNQFNNLNELSQVIIYRDEQKLVRLFEVATITDAFKERSDVTRIGNQESIELAIYKEGDANTVAVAKRLKSEIEKLNKNPNLGEINLIYDQSEFIESAINEVTSSALIGSLLAMLVIYLFLRDIVPTIIISLSIPLSVIATFNMMFFSGISLNIMSLGGIALAVGLLVDNAIVVLENIDRYKAKGMNRVQAAIAGTKEVSGAIFASTLTTLAVFLPLVFVDGIAGALFSDQALTVAFALLASLLVALTAIPMLASRQALKAPETQHIEPEPVPTTRMGKFWFYTKKVLFAPLVLIFNILPAFLLTFTLALGRLVAWCSGMILKPTTIGFNFAYRQIEHGYHALLKGAMSQKWLSLSVAIVISVACGSLLPRLGMELIPPMNQGEFYVEVQLPPGTEVSQTDKVLQQLANSVSDHPQVKHLYSQAGSGGLMSSDTSRGGENWGRLQVVLNDSHAYTTVSNVLRKATRVIPELDSKIQHPELFSFKTPLEIELSGYDLSQLKQTANTLVTALSESNRFTDLNSSLRDGQPELSIEFDHSRIAALGMDTPTIANRIARRIGGTVASQYNVRDRKIDILVRSKQDERDQISDISSMIINPNGNRPIPLSAVADVSLKLGPSAINRVAQQRVAIVSANLGYGDLAEAVADAKIILANQSLPVSIQARFGGQNEEMEHSFRSLQIALALAVFLVYLVMASQFESLLHPLLILIAVPMAVSGSILGLFVTQTHLSVIVFIGLIMLAGIVVNNAIVLVDRINQLRQQGKEKTTAIIEAAHSRLRPILMTTLTTSLGLLPMAIGLGDGAEIRSPMAITVIFGLILSTLLTLVVIPVLYALFDNKKFETNEPAEVNAEAAQ; via the coding sequence ATGTCTTTAATTGCTACATCAGTGAAGCGGCCCGTAACAGTGTGGATGTTCATGCTGGCCGTTATCCTTTTCGGAATGGTTGGTTTTTCGCGTCTTGCAATAAAACTACTTCCAGATTTAAGTTACCCAACACTAACTATTCGTACTTTATACGAAGGTGCAGCCCCTGTTGAGGTTGAGCAACTCATTGCTAAACCAATAGAAGAAGCCGTCGGAGTAGTAAAAGGATTAAGAAAAGTAAGTTCGGTCTCACGTGCGGGTATGTCAGATGTGATTCTTGAGTTCGAATGGGGAACCAATATGGATCTCGCCAGCTTAGATTCACGTGAGAAGCTTGATACCATTGAATTGCCATTAGACGTAAAAAAACCTCTGCTATTACGCTTTAACCCAAATCTCGATCCCATCATGAGACTAGCTTTATCTGTACCTGACGCCTCTGATTCAAAGCTTAAACAAATGCGCACCTATGGTGAAGAAGAACTTAAACGTAGGCTTGAAGCACTATCGGGTGTGGCTTCGGTACGTTTATCTGGCGGTTTAGAGCAAGAAGTACATATCGAACTTGATCAAGACAAATTAGCTCAACTAAATTTGAACGCTGAAGATATTAAAAACCGCATTGCCGCTGAAAACTTAAACCTTTCCGCAGGTAAAGTTGTTCAAGGAGAAAAAGAATACTTAGTTAGAACACTCAACCAATTCAATAACCTGAATGAACTGTCTCAAGTCATCATTTATCGCGATGAGCAAAAGCTTGTTCGCCTTTTTGAAGTCGCAACCATCACCGATGCTTTTAAAGAGCGTAGCGATGTCACTCGTATCGGCAATCAAGAATCAATCGAGCTTGCTATCTATAAAGAAGGTGATGCCAATACTGTTGCTGTCGCCAAACGATTAAAATCTGAGATTGAAAAACTCAATAAGAATCCAAATTTAGGTGAAATAAACCTGATTTACGATCAATCAGAATTTATCGAAAGTGCCATCAACGAAGTCACTTCTTCGGCATTGATTGGTAGCTTGCTGGCCATGTTAGTTATCTACTTATTTTTAAGAGATATTGTACCTACGATTATTATTTCATTATCAATTCCACTCTCTGTTATTGCTACGTTTAACATGATGTTTTTTTCCGGTATCAGCTTAAATATCATGTCACTCGGTGGCATTGCTCTGGCTGTTGGTTTGTTAGTTGATAACGCCATCGTTGTGCTCGAAAACATTGACCGATATAAAGCCAAAGGAATGAACCGAGTACAGGCAGCCATTGCAGGCACAAAAGAAGTTTCAGGCGCAATATTCGCATCAACACTCACAACTCTTGCTGTATTTTTGCCTTTAGTATTCGTCGACGGCATTGCAGGCGCTTTATTTTCAGATCAAGCCTTAACGGTAGCTTTTGCTTTATTAGCTTCATTGTTAGTCGCTTTAACTGCCATCCCTATGCTGGCATCACGTCAGGCACTAAAGGCTCCTGAGACACAACACATTGAACCAGAGCCAGTACCAACAACTCGTATGGGTAAGTTTTGGTTTTACACCAAAAAAGTCTTGTTTGCCCCTCTTGTGCTTATATTTAATATACTCCCAGCATTTTTACTTACCTTCACTCTAGCTTTAGGACGTCTGGTAGCTTGGTGCTCTGGCATGATATTAAAACCCACCACAATAGGGTTTAATTTTGCGTATCGACAAATCGAGCATGGTTATCATGCGCTACTTAAAGGCGCAATGTCACAAAAATGGTTAAGTTTGTCTGTAGCTATCGTTATTTCTGTTGCCTGCGGTAGTCTTTTGCCTCGATTAGGGATGGAGCTCATTCCCCCAATGAATCAAGGCGAGTTCTATGTTGAAGTTCAATTACCACCTGGTACTGAAGTATCGCAAACAGACAAAGTTTTGCAGCAGCTTGCAAATTCTGTTTCAGACCACCCTCAGGTAAAACATTTATACAGCCAAGCGGGAAGTGGCGGACTAATGTCATCTGATACGAGTCGTGGCGGAGAGAATTGGGGACGTTTGCAAGTCGTTCTTAATGACAGCCATGCATACACTACGGTCAGTAATGTTTTACGCAAAGCTACACGTGTTATCCCTGAGCTTGACTCAAAAATTCAACACCCGGAGCTATTTAGCTTCAAAACACCGCTAGAGATTGAATTAAGTGGTTACGACTTAAGCCAATTAAAACAAACGGCCAATACACTTGTTACTGCGCTTTCTGAATCAAATCGTTTCACAGATTTAAATAGTAGTTTACGTGATGGCCAGCCAGAATTAAGCATTGAGTTTGACCATTCTCGAATAGCAGCCCTAGGTATGGATACTCCAACTATCGCCAACCGTATTGCCAGACGCATCGGTGGCACAGTTGCGAGTCAATATAATGTTCGTGATAGAAAGATTGATATTCTGGTAAGAAGTAAACAGGACGAGCGAGATCAAATTAGCGATATCAGTTCTATGATCATCAATCCAAACGGTAACCGCCCTATTCCACTTAGCGCTGTTGCAGATGTTAGTTTGAAATTAGGTCCATCAGCCATTAATCGAGTTGCTCAACAACGTGTTGCTATTGTTTCTGCGAATCTAGGTTATGGTGATTTAGCTGAAGCGGTAGCCGATGCCAAAATAATATTAGCTAATCAATCATTGCCTGTTTCAATACAAGCACGCTTTGGTGGTCAAAATGAAGAAATGGAACATTCATTTCGCTCATTACAAATTGCTTTAGCTTTAGCTGTATTTCTTGTCTATCTCGTCATGGCAAGTCAATTCGAATCTCTGCTTCATCCGTTATTGATTTTGATTGCTGTACCAATGGCGGTGAGTGGCAGTATCTTAGGCTTGTTTGTTACTCAAACACATTTAAGCGTCATTGTGTTTATCGGCCTAATTATGTTGGCTGGTATTGTCGTTAATAATGCCATTGTACTCGTAGATAGAATCAATCAGTTAAGGCAGCAAGGTAAAGAGAAAACAACAGCAATCATTGAAGCTGCTCATTCGCGTTTGCGTCCAATTCTAATGACAACACTCACCACATCATTAGGTTTATTGCCAATGGCAATTGGTCTGGGTGATGGTGCTGAAATCAGATCGCCAATGGCGATTACCGTAATTTTTGGCTTGATACTTTCAACATTACTTACTCTTGTTGTTATCCCTGTGCTTTATGCATTGTTTGATAACAAAAAGTTTGAGACTAATGAGCCTGCAGAAGTGAATGCGGAGGCGGCGCAATGA
- a CDS encoding efflux RND transporter periplasmic adaptor subunit, producing the protein MDNFGKTARSYSLILAIALSGALTACSKGDAEEKKEETYAIPVETAIVTTGDVGSFYSTTATLEAPEEAEVVTRVAGLIEQLHTEEGMQVKKGQLLATIDSRRQLYQYQQSEAEVKVIEQELERLNKMTNKQFISADSISKLQYNLQAATAQRDLAKLQLTESEVRSPIDGVIAKRFVKAGNMIKEFEPLFHVVRQDELHAIVHLPEQQLSNLKIDQQASVSSTLNPDYRASANVIRISPVVDATSGTFKVTLLLPNADNQFKSGMFTRTELQYDTHQQVTVVPYNALVNQDNNYAIYVIDNGKANQKDVTIGYQQDGLVEILSGVNLGEQIVIRGQHNLKDQSDVEVINSAEVAAIQQPVSK; encoded by the coding sequence ATGGACAACTTTGGCAAAACGGCTCGCTCCTACTCACTCATTTTAGCGATAGCCCTATCCGGCGCACTAACAGCTTGCAGTAAAGGGGATGCAGAAGAAAAGAAAGAAGAAACTTATGCGATACCCGTTGAAACTGCAATAGTCACCACAGGCGATGTTGGTTCTTTTTATAGCACCACAGCTACATTGGAAGCACCAGAAGAAGCTGAAGTTGTTACCCGTGTTGCGGGGCTTATAGAACAATTACATACCGAAGAAGGAATGCAAGTTAAAAAAGGCCAACTATTAGCTACTATTGATTCTCGTCGTCAACTCTATCAATACCAACAATCTGAAGCTGAAGTAAAAGTAATTGAACAAGAGCTTGAACGTTTGAACAAAATGACAAACAAGCAATTTATCAGCGCAGACTCAATATCTAAACTTCAATACAATCTACAAGCTGCAACCGCTCAACGAGATTTAGCTAAGCTTCAATTAACTGAAAGTGAAGTTCGTTCGCCTATTGATGGCGTTATAGCCAAACGATTTGTTAAAGCCGGTAATATGATTAAAGAATTTGAGCCTCTTTTTCATGTTGTCCGCCAAGATGAGTTGCACGCTATTGTTCACCTACCCGAGCAGCAACTTTCTAATTTAAAAATTGACCAGCAAGCTTCAGTCAGCAGCACTTTAAACCCTGATTATCGTGCAAGTGCGAATGTTATTCGTATCAGCCCTGTTGTCGATGCCACAAGTGGTACTTTTAAAGTTACGTTATTGCTGCCAAACGCTGACAACCAATTTAAGTCAGGCATGTTTACTCGTACCGAATTACAGTACGACACCCATCAACAGGTAACTGTTGTTCCATATAACGCACTGGTGAATCAAGACAACAATTATGCAATTTATGTCATTGATAATGGTAAAGCTAACCAGAAAGATGTGACCATTGGTTATCAACAAGACGGTTTGGTAGAAATTTTATCTGGAGTAAACCTCGGCGAACAAATTGTTATCCGCGGTCAGCATAATCTTAAAGATCAATCAGATGTCGAAGTTATAAACTCAGCTGAAGTTGCAGCAATTCAACAACCCGTGAGTAAATAG
- the tnpC gene encoding IS66 family transposase, producing MTKSIQSLLDDNALLQQLLLKQQALLESKDSEIAELNQSYQTLLEQFRLAQHHRFGRSSEVCEAQGELFNEAETLVEDDILEADTTPERETTPPKTKEKPKRKPLPKHLPRVQVIHDIDEADKQCDCCGHQLQQMGKDVSEKLEFIPAKVKVIENIRLKYSCQHCEKSGTQPNIKQASVPSSPIPKGYATPSLLSQIITSKYQYALPLYRQETMFKQHGIEISRRTMSDWMMKCGALFKPLHQRLREIQLSQPVIQADETTVKVINDERAKSYIWVYCSGADSPASSNVAFKGIPIMRNIVLFDYQNGSRSGACPLMFLGDFNGYLQTDGYAAYQKVNAELVGCWAHARRKFIEAQTAQGKTKVGKVNVAISFIQKLYAIEKNIADLSVDEKMKKRQIKSEPILADFKAWLDKSALQVSSKGKLGEAITYSLNQWSKLKRYTESGLLNIDNNRAERAVKPFVIGRKNWLFNINHKGAETSAMLYSIIETAKANGLIPFDYINHCLEELAKSPTELESLLPWNVKLG from the coding sequence ATGACCAAAAGTATCCAATCTTTACTCGACGACAACGCCTTACTCCAACAATTACTGTTGAAGCAACAGGCTTTGCTTGAGAGTAAGGACAGTGAAATTGCAGAGTTAAATCAATCATATCAAACCTTACTGGAGCAATTTCGTTTAGCTCAGCATCACCGCTTTGGTCGAAGCAGTGAAGTTTGTGAGGCTCAAGGTGAATTGTTTAATGAAGCTGAAACTCTGGTTGAAGACGATATTTTAGAAGCTGATACCACACCTGAGCGAGAAACCACTCCGCCAAAGACAAAAGAAAAGCCTAAACGCAAACCATTACCTAAACACTTACCACGTGTTCAAGTGATCCATGACATTGATGAAGCAGACAAACAGTGTGACTGTTGCGGTCATCAGCTTCAACAAATGGGCAAGGATGTCAGTGAAAAACTGGAGTTTATCCCTGCTAAAGTTAAAGTTATAGAAAATATTCGCTTAAAGTACAGCTGCCAGCATTGTGAGAAAAGCGGTACTCAACCCAACATCAAGCAAGCATCTGTGCCTAGCAGCCCAATACCAAAAGGTTATGCTACGCCGAGTTTGCTCAGTCAAATTATCACCAGTAAATATCAATATGCCTTACCGCTTTATCGACAAGAAACCATGTTCAAACAACATGGTATTGAAATCAGTCGACGCACCATGTCGGACTGGATGATGAAATGCGGTGCGTTATTTAAACCCTTGCATCAACGGTTGAGAGAAATACAGCTCTCACAACCCGTGATTCAAGCAGATGAAACTACGGTAAAAGTCATCAATGATGAACGAGCGAAATCGTATATTTGGGTGTACTGCTCAGGTGCTGATTCACCAGCATCGAGTAATGTCGCATTTAAAGGTATTCCCATCATGCGTAATATCGTGCTGTTTGATTATCAAAATGGCAGTCGCTCAGGTGCTTGTCCATTGATGTTCTTGGGGGATTTTAATGGTTACCTGCAAACTGACGGCTATGCGGCTTATCAAAAGGTTAACGCTGAGCTTGTCGGTTGCTGGGCGCATGCAAGAAGAAAGTTTATTGAAGCTCAGACAGCGCAAGGGAAAACCAAAGTTGGTAAGGTCAATGTCGCCATCAGTTTCATTCAAAAACTGTATGCAATAGAGAAAAACATTGCTGACTTATCTGTTGATGAAAAAATGAAAAAAAGACAAATTAAGTCCGAACCTATCTTGGCAGATTTTAAAGCTTGGCTGGATAAGTCAGCACTGCAAGTATCAAGTAAAGGCAAACTAGGTGAAGCCATTACTTACAGCTTAAATCAGTGGAGTAAATTAAAACGCTACACAGAAAGCGGCCTGCTGAATATCGATAATAATCGTGCAGAGCGAGCAGTGAAACCGTTCGTCATCGGCAGAAAAAATTGGTTGTTCAACATCAATCATAAAGGCGCTGAAACCAGTGCAATGCTCTACAGCATAATCGAAACTGCAAAAGCTAACGGTCTAATTCCTTTTGATTACATCAATCATTGCTTAGAAGAACTCGCAAAATCACCGACCGAGCTTGAAAGCTTGCTGCCATGGAATGTTAAGCTGGGCTAG
- the tnpB gene encoding IS66 family insertion sequence element accessory protein TnpB (TnpB, as the term is used for proteins encoded by IS66 family insertion elements, is considered an accessory protein, since TnpC, encoded by a neighboring gene, is a DDE family transposase.) codes for MIMFQQLPKVYLYRDFIDFRKSINGLSAVVEQQMELPSTDGSVFVFCNKNRDKLKILYWDKTGFALWYKQLERDKFKWPAKIDTEQMVLSEQQFHWLLSGYDVVGHQQVFVESYC; via the coding sequence ATGATTATGTTTCAACAATTGCCCAAGGTGTATTTATACCGTGACTTCATTGATTTTCGTAAATCGATTAATGGGTTAAGCGCCGTTGTTGAACAACAAATGGAATTGCCTTCTACCGATGGCAGCGTGTTTGTGTTCTGCAACAAAAACCGAGATAAACTTAAAATCCTTTATTGGGATAAAACAGGTTTTGCGCTTTGGTATAAACAACTGGAAAGAGACAAGTTCAAGTGGCCAGCCAAGATTGATACCGAGCAGATGGTGCTTTCTGAGCAGCAATTTCACTGGTTACTTTCAGGTTACGATGTCGTTGGTCATCAACAAGTTTTTGTTGAAAGTTATTGTTGA
- the tnpA gene encoding IS66 family insertion sequence element accessory protein TnpA yields the protein MTNRKTPEQWQALVRQQSESELTVTAFCRKYKLAISCFYTHKKKSKQQSSFTQAVVTTASAPPIPAQQPVIKLETKIGDLIFPAQIPPQIIIDVIKGLQS from the coding sequence ATGACAAACCGAAAAACACCTGAACAATGGCAAGCTCTGGTAAGGCAGCAAAGCGAAAGTGAATTAACCGTTACCGCTTTTTGCCGCAAGTATAAGTTGGCCATCAGTTGCTTTTACACTCACAAAAAAAAATCGAAGCAACAATCAAGTTTTACTCAAGCCGTTGTTACTACTGCATCAGCTCCCCCCATTCCAGCTCAACAGCCAGTGATCAAACTTGAAACCAAGATAGGTGATTTAATTTTCCCTGCTCAAATACCTCCTCAAATTATTATCGATGTCATCAAAGGATTGCAATCATGA
- a CDS encoding IS66 family transposase, whose product MSKPFTDIDHNALEALIVRVTEAKEHELALSPEDCQLLLDALVTLSTMQQRLTNHDVTVHKLRKLLGIEKSSEALSRVSKSNKGSGKHTAGKNRKPKESDEDFTPAKPVVIVHQSTDVKKGDNCLECHMGKMYKTDPGSLLRITGQSPFKPEQHVMERFRCNACGAYATAALPVEVLADGSEQQKYGYSARSLMAIHKYFAGLPFYRQGSIQKLLGVKITASTVFDQVEYVANDIYPVYQMLVNLAADAKHYYLDDTTHRILDATPIEKPVRNSDKTQMRSGVYTSGVIATTQANDSIVLFETNIGHAGEFIDSLLHKRGTHQSRPIMMSDALVSNRPTVRECLLSLCNSHARRQFVDVINHFPDEVEHVLTRYGEIWAYEQHTKEQKFTATERLSYHQQHSLPVMKTIKQWCTTHLNDETVEENSGLGKAMRYFVKHYVGLSYFCHYEGVYIDNNRIEAMLKIIVRDRKNAMFHKTLLGATIGDVITSMIATASEAGINVFEYFTFLQREKDKVKTNPEEYLPWNYRETVGTEK is encoded by the coding sequence ATGAGTAAACCGTTTACTGATATCGACCACAACGCGCTGGAAGCACTGATAGTTCGTGTTACTGAAGCCAAAGAGCATGAATTAGCACTGTCTCCAGAAGATTGTCAGTTGTTACTTGATGCCTTAGTGACGTTATCGACGATGCAGCAACGATTAACCAATCACGATGTCACCGTGCACAAATTGCGTAAGTTACTTGGCATTGAAAAGTCTTCAGAAGCCTTGTCTCGTGTCAGTAAAAGCAATAAAGGAAGCGGTAAACACACTGCGGGTAAAAATCGTAAACCCAAAGAGAGCGATGAAGATTTCACTCCCGCTAAGCCAGTTGTGATAGTGCATCAGAGTACAGATGTGAAAAAAGGTGATAACTGCCTAGAGTGCCACATGGGTAAAATGTACAAAACCGACCCAGGCAGTTTACTGCGTATCACAGGGCAAAGTCCGTTTAAGCCAGAGCAGCATGTCATGGAGCGCTTTCGCTGTAATGCTTGTGGCGCTTACGCTACCGCCGCTTTGCCAGTTGAAGTGTTAGCCGACGGGAGCGAGCAACAAAAATACGGCTACTCAGCTCGGTCATTAATGGCCATACACAAGTATTTTGCCGGGTTGCCGTTTTATCGCCAAGGGAGCATTCAAAAGCTGCTTGGTGTCAAAATCACTGCGTCTACTGTGTTTGACCAAGTTGAATATGTGGCCAATGATATTTACCCTGTTTATCAAATGTTGGTTAACCTCGCGGCCGATGCGAAGCATTATTATCTCGATGACACGACTCACCGAATTTTGGATGCTACGCCAATAGAAAAACCGGTGCGTAACAGTGACAAGACACAAATGCGCAGCGGCGTGTACACATCAGGTGTTATTGCGACCACTCAAGCCAATGATAGTATCGTGTTGTTTGAAACTAATATTGGTCATGCTGGCGAATTCATCGATAGCCTGTTGCACAAACGCGGTACTCATCAATCTAGGCCGATAATGATGAGTGACGCTCTGGTCAGTAATCGCCCTACGGTAAGAGAATGTCTGCTGTCATTGTGTAACAGTCATGCCAGACGACAATTTGTTGATGTCATTAACCATTTCCCCGATGAAGTCGAGCACGTACTGACACGTTATGGTGAAATTTGGGCTTACGAGCAGCACACTAAAGAGCAAAAGTTTACGGCAACAGAAAGGCTGAGTTACCATCAGCAACATTCGTTGCCTGTAATGAAAACCATCAAGCAGTGGTGTACAACACACCTTAACGATGAAACAGTTGAAGAGAATAGTGGTTTAGGTAAGGCGATGCGATATTTTGTCAAACACTATGTTGGCTTGAGCTATTTTTGCCACTACGAAGGTGTATACATCGATAATAACCGTATCGAAGCCATGTTAAAAATCATCGTTCGTGACCGAAAAAATGCGATGTTCCATAAGACGTTACTTGGCGCTACGATTGGTGATGTCATCACGTCAATGATTGCAACAGCAAGTGAAGCTGGCATCAATGTGTTTGAGTATTTCACATTTTTACAGAGAGAGAAGGATAAAGTGAAAACCAATCCTGAAGAATACCTACCGTGGAATTATCGAGAAACAGTCGGCACTGAAAAATAA
- the tnpB gene encoding IS66 family insertion sequence element accessory protein TnpB (TnpB, as the term is used for proteins encoded by IS66 family insertion elements, is considered an accessory protein, since TnpC, encoded by a neighboring gene, is a DDE family transposase.): MIYLTSNSRIFIATQPADFRCSIDGLAAVCQQRLSSNPRSGSIFVFINRNKTMIRALTYEHNGFWLMTKRLSKGKFHGWPRHHGVMQPMAAAQLRQLLSGEPYLSSSRLK, encoded by the coding sequence ATGATCTATTTAACTTCCAACAGTCGTATCTTCATTGCGACTCAGCCTGCTGATTTTCGCTGTAGTATCGATGGACTGGCGGCCGTGTGCCAACAGCGCTTGTCGAGTAATCCGCGTTCAGGCTCGATATTCGTCTTCATTAATCGCAACAAAACCATGATACGAGCCCTCACTTATGAGCATAATGGCTTTTGGCTGATGACCAAACGGTTATCAAAAGGAAAATTTCATGGATGGCCACGTCATCATGGCGTTATGCAACCGATGGCTGCGGCACAATTACGGCAATTACTGAGTGGTGAACCTTATTTATCTTCAAGTCGATTGAAATAA